In a single window of the Nicotiana tomentosiformis chromosome 8, ASM39032v3, whole genome shotgun sequence genome:
- the LOC104098952 gene encoding probable WRKY transcription factor 12 isoform X2, with amino-acid sequence MEGDHQERVLHNNYDLQVSTFSTPHVNIHEMGFVHHFEDHQNQVMSFLTSPLSHSSQIPDGAASTSAAPPTATCTTLAAGTNNGSSSLGFYHSELVNRSSWNNDQVETLDPKAIIDQNCSGNASDGNNSSPSEKGKVKVRRKLREPRFCFQTRSDIDVLDDGYKWRKYGQKVVKNSLHPRSYYRCTHSNCRVKKRVERLSEDCRMVITTYEGRHNHYPCDDSNSSENDCFSSF; translated from the exons ATGGAAGGAGATCATCAAGAAAGGGTATTacacaacaattatgatttacaAGTTTCCACCTTCTCAACTCCTCATGTTAATATCCATGAAATGGGATTTGTACATCACTTTGAAGATCATCAAAATCAAGTCATGAGTTTTTTAACTTCTCCTCTTTCACACTCTTCTCAGATTCCTGATGGCGCCGCCAGCACCAGCGCGGCGCCACCAACCGCCACCTGTACTACCCTAGCTGCTGGCACCAATAACGGTAGCAGTTCGCTAGGGTTTTATCACAGTGAACTTGTCAATAGGTCTTCCTGGAATAACGACCAG GTTGAAACACTGGATCCCAAGGCAATTATTGACCAAAATTGCAGCGGAAATGCCAGCGATGGTAACAATTC TTCACCCTCAGAGAAAGGGAAGGTGAAAGTGAGAAGAAAGTTGAGAGAGCCAAGATTTTGTTTCCAAACTAGGAGTGATATTGATGTTCTTGATGATGGTTACAAATGGAGAAAATATGGTCAAAAAGTTGTCAAGAATAGCCTTCATCCAAG GAGTTATTACAGATGTACACATAGCAATTGTCGAGTAAAGAAGAGAGTTGAACGACTTTCAGAAGATTGTCGTATGGTAATAACAACCTATGAAGGTAGACACAACCATTATCCTTGTGATGATTCAAACTCTTCTGAAAATGATTGTTTCTCCTCTTTCTAG
- the LOC104098952 gene encoding probable WRKY transcription factor 12 isoform X1, translating to MEGDHQERVLHNNYDLQVSTFSTPHVNIHEMGFVHHFEDHQNQVMSFLTSPLSHSSQIPDGAASTSAAPPTATCTTLAAGTNNGSSSLGFYHSELVNRSSWNNDQVETLDPKAIIDQNCSGNASDGNNSWWRSSPSEKGKVKVRRKLREPRFCFQTRSDIDVLDDGYKWRKYGQKVVKNSLHPRSYYRCTHSNCRVKKRVERLSEDCRMVITTYEGRHNHYPCDDSNSSENDCFSSF from the exons ATGGAAGGAGATCATCAAGAAAGGGTATTacacaacaattatgatttacaAGTTTCCACCTTCTCAACTCCTCATGTTAATATCCATGAAATGGGATTTGTACATCACTTTGAAGATCATCAAAATCAAGTCATGAGTTTTTTAACTTCTCCTCTTTCACACTCTTCTCAGATTCCTGATGGCGCCGCCAGCACCAGCGCGGCGCCACCAACCGCCACCTGTACTACCCTAGCTGCTGGCACCAATAACGGTAGCAGTTCGCTAGGGTTTTATCACAGTGAACTTGTCAATAGGTCTTCCTGGAATAACGACCAG GTTGAAACACTGGATCCCAAGGCAATTATTGACCAAAATTGCAGCGGAAATGCCAGCGATGGTAACAATTCGtg GTGGAGGAGTTCACCCTCAGAGAAAGGGAAGGTGAAAGTGAGAAGAAAGTTGAGAGAGCCAAGATTTTGTTTCCAAACTAGGAGTGATATTGATGTTCTTGATGATGGTTACAAATGGAGAAAATATGGTCAAAAAGTTGTCAAGAATAGCCTTCATCCAAG GAGTTATTACAGATGTACACATAGCAATTGTCGAGTAAAGAAGAGAGTTGAACGACTTTCAGAAGATTGTCGTATGGTAATAACAACCTATGAAGGTAGACACAACCATTATCCTTGTGATGATTCAAACTCTTCTGAAAATGATTGTTTCTCCTCTTTCTAG